The Candidatus Methylomirabilota bacterium genome contains the following window.
CTGTGCCGCTTGCTCTCGGTGAGATCGAACCGCGTGTTGTGGCGATACGAGACCGCCTCGACGAGCCCGATGATGCCGATGAGGATCAAGACCATGACGGCGGTGTTGACGCCGTAGCGGGCCGTCCGATGCCCGAAGAACGCGCGCACGTCTTCCCAGCGTCCGCCGAGCGACACGAGGACCAGCACCACGCCGACGCCGACGACCCACCACCGCGCGCCGTACCACTCCGCGCGGCCGAGGAACGGCAGGAGCGCGCCGGCGAACAGGACGGCGATTCCGGCGTAGCCGACCCAGTCGAGGATGCGCTTCGTTCCGCCGGTCATCCCTTCCACCTTCGCGCTTCCAGCGAGCGCAGGGTCAGGAAGAGCGCCAGCGTCGTGAAGCTCAGGTAATAGATGATGTCCTTCGTATCGAGCAGGCCCTTTGCGAAGCTGTCGTAGTGCTCGATCAGCGAGAGGTGCGTGAGGACCCGGCCCCACGGCCCGCCGACATAGTCGGCGCTCCAGCCGATGACCCAGAACAGGAGCAGCACCCCGAACGTGACGATCGACGCCACGATCTGGTTCTCGGTCAAGGACGACGCGAAGAGCCCGACGGCCAGGAACGCCGCGCCGAGCAGGATCAGCCCGAGATATCCGGTGAAGAGTGGGCCCCAGTCGATCCTGGAGAACCACGCGAGCATCGCCGGATAGAGGAGCGTGCCGACGAGCATCAGCACGTAGAGCACGAGACCGGCGAGGTACTTGCCGACGAGCACCGCGCCGTCGCGCACGGGATAGGTCAGCAGGAGCTCGATCGTCCCTGACCGCCGCTCCTCGGCGAAGAGCCGCATGGTGACCATCGGCATCAGCAGGAGCAGGATCACCGTGATGTTCGAGAACAGCGGCCGGAGCACGCTGTCGGTCGTGTTGAGGTCCCGGCCCATCTGGGGATTCATCGCGGCCTGCATCGAGGCCATCGTGAAGAAGGCGAAG
Protein-coding sequences here:
- a CDS encoding ABC transporter permease subunit, yielding MKVWPIFKKEMRLYFTSPIAYVVFAIFLLVGGYFFYSIFAFFTMASMQAAMNPQMGRDLNTTDSVLRPLFSNITVILLLLMPMVTMRLFAEERRSGTIELLLTYPVRDGAVLVGKYLAGLVLYVLMLVGTLLYPAMLAWFSRIDWGPLFTGYLGLILLGAAFLAVGLFASSLTENQIVASIVTFGVLLLFWVIGWSADYVGGPWGRVLTHLSLIEHYDSFAKGLLDTKDIIYYLSFTTLALFLTLRSLEARRWKG